The sequence TCCAACATAAGGACTCAAACACTAAGTTTTTTCATGCCTCTACCTTGAATAGAATAAGGAGAAACAAAATCCTCAGTCTAAAGGATGAGGCAGGAAACTGGATTGAGAACCTCACTGACATTGCCAATCATGTCACTGACTTCTTCTCTTCACTCTAAACCACCAGTCATATGGCCTCTCCTAACTTGAATAACCCTATCTACTAGACCTCTCCCACCTGTAACCCTCTTACTAATTCTATCATTACTCTTCTATCCTCCCTTCTGTCTGACCCTGAAATCACTAGGGCCATTAAGTCTTTTAGTCCTATGAAAGCCCCTGGTCCAGATGGAATCCAACCTATTTTTTTCCAAAGGTACTGGGAGATAGTGAAGTCTAAGGTGATGAAATTTTATCATAACACTTTTCTGACTAGCACTATGGACCCCTCTGTTAATACTACTTTTTTGTGTCTAATTCCTAAGTGTCCTAATGCAATTTCTATCAAAAACTATAGACCCATAGGTTTGCACAACACCCTGTACAAACTCATCACCAAAATTATAGTCTTCCGAATgaagcctcttttccataagaTCATTGGCCCTAGTCAGGCAAACTTCTTTCAAAACAGGAGAGCCTCTGACCATGCCATGATTGTTCAAGAATTCATAACccatttcaagaaaataaaaggaaaacaGGGAAGCATGATCTTAAAAATAgatcttgaaaaaatatttaataggcTGGAATGGTCCTTCATTAGGGATACACTCCACTTCTTTTCTTTCCCTCAACCTCTTATCTCTCTAATCATGTCTTGTGTCTCCACTACCACCATTTTCATCCTCATAAATGGCTCCGTGTTTCAACAATTCAAACCCTCAAGAGGCATCAGACAAGGGGACCCTTTATCCCCTTATCTCTTCATCCTTTGCATGGAGAGGCTTTCCAGAATCATAGACTTAAAAGTCTCTGATAAAGAATGGCAACCCATCAGTATCTCTCCTCATGGCCCTTCCATCTCCCACCTATTTTTTGTTGATGATCTTACCCTCCTCTCTAAAGCCAACCCCCAAGCTTGCCTAGCCATAAACCATGGCCTCAATAACTTTTATGTGAAGTCAGGCCAGTAGGTCAACCAAGCAAAATCTAAGAAAATCTTCTCTAAAAACTGCAAAGACACCACCATCTCCTCTTGCACTGCTCTCCTAAACATCAGTCCTGGTGACACCTTTGGAAATTACTTAGGTTTTCCAATTTTCCATGCTAGACCCTCTAATTCTGATTTTCAATTCATCATTAACAGCATGCACAAGAAAATGAAAGGGTGGAAAACTAACATGCTCTTCATGGATGGTATATCACCCTTACAAAGTACACTCTTTCCTCTACCTCCTCTCATGTGATGCAGTTTATCAAGATCCCTGACAAAATCACTAAAACCGTCAACCAAATCCAAAGAGATTTTGTTTGGGGGACCACTTCTGATAGGAAAATGATTCATCTTCTCAGCTGGGAGAAAATCTCTAAGCCAAAAGATAATGAGGGGTTGGGACTCTAAAAGTGTGAGATCAGAAATGAGGCTGCTCATGTAAACTTAGCTTGGAGAATGTACCACAATACTCAATCTCTCTGGGCAAGAGTCCTTTACGACAAATACTGCAGACAACACCATAAAGGACCAAACTAAAGACCCTGCTTTAGAACTTGGAAATGTATAAAACAGGGATGGTTAACTTGCATGAAAAACCAAAGATGGACTATTCACAGAGGAAACAAAGTCAGATTCTTCCTTGATAAATGGATCCCCAACCACCAATCTATTAGGAGTTGTATTGTTGGACCCTTGAATAAGAGAGAGGACAAGCTTACTGTTAATACTATTTACAAGCAGGGAACTTAGAACCTAAAAACCATATCCTTTCACCTTCCGCATGACCTGTATAATATTGTCACCAATTCCTACATCCCTAATTTGAGTGTGCGAGAAGATCAACTCATTTAGGACAGATCCCCAGATGGTAAGTTCACAATGAAAAGTGCTTGCAACACCCTCTTATCCAATACCATGGAACCTGAAAAAGATCACCTcttcatctggaaactaaaaacCCCTAATAGGATCAAAACCTTCCTTTGCCTTCTTAATCACAACAGACTCCCGACTGGGAGTTACCTCAATTACTTAGGAATGGACGTGACACCTCATTGTCACCACTGtacaaatattaaagaaaatatctCCCACATCTTCTTCCAAGCCCTAAAGCAAAAACCTTCTGGGATGGAGTTGTTGCTAACAACATCTCTATAGCTTGCTTTGACTCCACCTCCCTCAATAATCATAACTGGGTCAACACTTGGAAAGCCATAACAACCAAACCTTTTAACAATTGGTACTCTTGGGATACTATCCTTCCTTTCTGCATGTGGAATATTTGGTTAACTAGAAATCACAACCTGTTCAACAACAGAGATGATAACATCTCTATTTAACAAATTATAGCTCGTGCCAATGAATATGCCCTTACCATTGTAAATCCTACCAGACCTCTAAGGCCTTCCACCACCATCTATCTCAAATGGGAACCCCCCCCCCCAACCAGGGCTTCTACAAACTCAACACTGATGCAAGTGTTAGGACCCAACTGGGTCCAGGTAGAGTAGGGGGTATTTAGAGACCACAAAGGTAGCTGGATCCTAGGATTCATAAAGACCTTCCTCATGTAGGTGCACATCAAGCTGAACTGCTAGCAATCAAGAAAGCCTCAGGATAGCCCATTCTAACAATCTAacccccttggaaattaattctAATTCAAAAACTGTGATTCAAATGTTATGCACTGACCACCTAGGCTACTGCAATATGATCTCGGAATGCAGATTCTTAATGTAGGGACTGAACAACCCAACATGGAAGCACTCTTACAAACAGCAGAACAAGGTTGCTGATGCGCTAGCCAGATATCAGGGGGGAGGCAGCTTTTGACCTAGTGCAAATTTTGATAGTTCCACCATCGTATGCTGAAGACCCTTTGCAAGCAGACAAGTTAGGAACTACCTTTCCTAGAAAGGTTGAACATCGCTATGTAACTAATATTAATTCAGATTATCATCAGCTAGTTTTAGGGGAATCTGGAGACCCCGACAAACagtcttgtaataactctattaacCTTTAATGATATGCCCCCTTCttacaaaaaaaacaaatattaagAAGTCATGCATATAGCAGCTCACTTTTgaactattttatatatatatatatataaatcatgttTCTATTTAGCACAAACTAATCACTTTACTGTGTACATGTATGAGATTTTTCCTATAAATCTCAATTAGGTCGTGTTTCTATTACACTTTTACACCTCATAAATGCCCTTTTAGATGTAAAAAGTGTAATAGTAACACACCCTAATTGAAGTATCAAtacgaaaaaaatcaaaaagttgacAGACCTGTCTATATATTTTATCTATATGGCACATGCTTGCTATTCTATATAAAATGGGAGGAAagacagaaacgacacttcaaattaaactattacCACAAAAATGGTCATGGAAcataaatttcactttctagctaTTTCAATTTGTTGGtttgttctataccgtttctacacaccttttATACACCTTCtgtacatatcttatacatataaatattctatataacaattatatagtTTCGATATACAATGCATACAATAATTGtatttttgtatacaataattatacatttttaatacactttctatatatttttatatatattttagacatatatatatttgataaaactatACAATCTCTATCAtgtatcttatatagatacatattctatttaacaattatatcatttttatataatttaattattatttttaaacaataaaaaagggaataatatttgatcagttaaaaaatttatagcaaaaaaaaattgaaatatttttaaaagggttgaattgcccaagttgaatattgtatcagtattgtatatagactgtatcaatattgtatatgaaTACAtccaaaatgatccaaattagaAAATAGTTATAAAGCGAAAATAGCATATTCGACTGgttactttttgaattttttttaaacttgggctatttatttattttaaaaaatgctaTAAAGTGTTCTTTTCCTATAAAATGTCCTAAAGATAATAGCCCAAGCCCAATTCTTTTTCCCAATAGGCTCAAAACGGATCTTATAAACTACTTACTGCTCTCCCTTACCGACCATTCTCTGCTCTGCCCTAATTTCTACCTTTCTCTTTTCTATCTCTCCGGCAAACTCCTCTCATCCGGCGTAATCATTTGTAcgtatataaattattatttccttttgGCTATTAATATGTTTTGATTGAactagaaaaattgaaaaatatattatgttttgatagtgTTGAATATGGATCTGAATCATTTGAACTTGTTCCTTTGCTTATAGTAAAATAGTTTAGTGCTGCTTGTTTATACTGTGTTTTTGGCTGAATTTTTGTATTTACTTGTTTGGatgttgtgtttgtgttgaaagAGTTGGTTTGGATGGAAGAAGAGTTAACTGATTTGCTGCTGGAGGCAGCTGGTAGGACGAATACGGGTGGAAGGAACCGTCcaccttcatcatcatcatctagaAGGCATCATAAGAGTTCGTATTCGGATGATGGAAGTGATTCGAGGGATGATGATtctgacgatgatgatgatgatgatgatggtcgGGGTTATTCAGGTCGAAAGCTATCTGGTTCACAAGTTCCTCTTAAGAAAAGATTGGACAATCAAGAAAGAGAGGATGATCGTAGTATTTATGGAAATGAGCGTGATAGTGACGATGGAGATGGTTATGGTAATGAGAGTGATGATGATTCTATTGGAAGTGATCTTTATAAGGATGATGATGACAGGGAGAAGCTTGCTCAGATGACTGAATTGGAAAGGGAGATGATATTGACTGATCGTGCAGCGAAGAAATCTGATAGGAGTCTGCATAATAAGATGATTAAGGATCGGGCTCAACCTAGGAAGCAAAGCTCACCGCGTTCGCATTCTCGTGGTATGCGCTCGTCTACTAGAGCTTTGGATAGGGCAGCTGATAGAGATGATGCATTGAATGAGATACGAGCCAAACGAGCTAGACAGCAGCAGGATCCTGAGGGTCAATGGAAACTTAGGGGGGATGCAGCTAGAAGAGGTTCTGGAAGCAGGGGTTACTCACCTATCAAACGTAGAAGTTTTGCAGCTGTGGCCTTAGGTAGTAGTCCTACCAGGGGAGAAAGTGATTCACATAGTAATGAGGGAGATTCATCAGCTGATGATGCTATGGATGACAGTGATGATGACAAGTCATCACCGGAGTCACAGTTGCCAACGTTTGAGGATATAAGAGAAATCTCCATTCGACGGTCTAAACTGGCAAAATGGTTTATGGAGCCCTTCTTTGATGAGTTAATTGTGGGTTGCTTCGTAAGAGTTGGCATTGGGAGGTCAAGGTCTGGTCCTATCTATAGGCTCTGTATGGTCCGGAATGTTGATGCTTCAGATCCTAATCGACAGTACAAGCTAGAGAATAAAACCACATCCAAATATCTGAATGTCATTTGGGGCAATGAAAGCTCTGCTGCTAGGTGGCAGATGGCTATGGTTTCCGACTCTCTTCCTCTAAGGGACGAGTTTGATCAGTGGGTAAGGGAAGTAGAACGAAGTGGTGGTCGTTTGCCCAGTAAACAAGATGTGTTGGAAAAGAAAGAGGCCATACAGAAATCTAACGCATTTGTTTACTCTGCTGACACTGTAAAGCAGATGTTGCAGCAGAAAAAATCTGCAACATGGAGGCCACTTAATGTTGCTGCTGAGAAGGATCGTTTGAGAAGGGAGATGGAAGTGGCCAAAATGAAGAATGATGAAGCAGAGGTCGAGAGGATTAAGGCAAGACTGCAGGAGCTGGAGGCTAGCAGGAAAGTTCAAGAGAAAGATGACAAGGCTCGCAGGCTCGCTGAGATGAACCGGAAGAATAGGGCTGAGAATTTCAAAAATGCATCAGAACTCAGACCAGTGAATCAACTGTTAAAAGCTGGTGAGGCTGGGTATGATCCTTTTTCTAGAAGGTGGACTAGGTCTACAAATTATTTTGCAAAAAGTGCACCCAGCAGTGAAGCTACTGCTGCAACATTGGCAGCTGGAGACAATAATGGGGCTAATGGAACTGCTGACGGAGGAGAGGCAGCAACAGAAGCAGCCTTGCAGGCTGCAGCAGGAGCTGGAAAGTTGGTGGACACAAATGCTCCGGTAGATCAAGGAACAGAATCAAATTCCCTGCATGATTTCGATCTGCCTATCTCGTTGGCTATGCTTCAGAAGTTTGGAGGGCCTCAAGGAGCCCAAGCCGGATTTATGGCTCGAAAGCAGAGGATAGAAGCAACAGTTGGATGTAGCGTTCCTGAGAACGATGGGAGAAGGCATGCACTAACTTTAAGTGTTAGTGACTACAAGAGGAGGAGAGGGCTCCTTTGAGATGTACTACTGTTCTAATATTGCTCGGACTCTTGAAGAATGTCAACGGATGCGCatcagatcctccaaaaatagtgtaattttgaaggatccaacatgGGTGCGGCaaacatttttggagagttcaAGCAACCTAGCTGCTGTTTACCACCTCTAATCTGTTTGTTTTATAAGTATGACGTGTTATATGCTTTTGTTATTAAGCCAAATGGATTCTCCTTCCCTTAGGATTGTTGTTACTAGGTTCATTTGCAAAATGTGAATGAAGAGTACATTCGACTGTTATCAAGTATGATGCATGCT comes from Capsicum annuum cultivar UCD-10X-F1 chromosome 2, UCD10Xv1.1, whole genome shotgun sequence and encodes:
- the LOC107859409 gene encoding protein RTF1 homolog, whose protein sequence is MEEELTDLLLEAAGRTNTGGRNRPPSSSSSRRHHKSSYSDDGSDSRDDDSDDDDDDDDGRGYSGRKLSGSQVPLKKRLDNQEREDDRSIYGNERDSDDGDGYGNESDDDSIGSDLYKDDDDREKLAQMTELEREMILTDRAAKKSDRSLHNKMIKDRAQPRKQSSPRSHSRGMRSSTRALDRAADRDDALNEIRAKRARQQQDPEGQWKLRGDAARRGSGSRGYSPIKRRSFAAVALGSSPTRGESDSHSNEGDSSADDAMDDSDDDKSSPESQLPTFEDIREISIRRSKLAKWFMEPFFDELIVGCFVRVGIGRSRSGPIYRLCMVRNVDASDPNRQYKLENKTTSKYLNVIWGNESSAARWQMAMVSDSLPLRDEFDQWVREVERSGGRLPSKQDVLEKKEAIQKSNAFVYSADTVKQMLQQKKSATWRPLNVAAEKDRLRREMEVAKMKNDEAEVERIKARLQELEASRKVQEKDDKARRLAEMNRKNRAENFKNASELRPVNQLLKAGEAGYDPFSRRWTRSTNYFAKSAPSSEATAATLAAGDNNGANGTADGGEAATEAALQAAAGAGKLVDTNAPVDQGTESNSLHDFDLPISLAMLQKFGGPQGAQAGFMARKQRIEATVGCSVPENDGRRHALTLSVSDYKRRRGLL